The following nucleotide sequence is from Artemia franciscana unplaced genomic scaffold, ASM3288406v1 Scaffold_6041, whole genome shotgun sequence.
TGtaattcgattttgaattgtattttgtattgtcttctatttaatattaataaaaatctctctctctctctctgaaaaaaaaaaaaaaaaaaaaaaaaaaaaaaaaaaaaaaaaaaaaaaaaaaaaaaaaaaaaaaaaagtcaaagcaTAGGCATCAAGATGCAGtctttttcaacatttactCATGGCCTAATTTTTTTCGTTCACTCACTAGAAACAGTGCATTTTTCGttaaaatcactagaaatagtgatacaTCCCTAGGGATGGAAATCGTGCATACAGATCATATAAAGGTCAAAAGAATACTTATCAGTTATATAATGAACAATCGGGAAGTGAAAtttgattaatgctaatgaaatcgAACAtaacatgaaaaatataatagtttagtaaACATTTTAGGCTAGTTAGGCGTAATTTTTGTATACTAACAACAGAGGTGTTAATGTTTTGTCAATAgtaacaattaaaattaataaaatagtaGAAAATGGCGAGGGACAGTCATCAAAAAAGCAGTAGCATATTTTGACTTTTACAATCCAAAATTTATTGTCACATTTATAATCAATAGCCTAAGAAATCCTGAAAAACTAACTTTAATGatgataaaacaatttttgtgaaaaatctACTTAGTTCATTTTAAATTGTACTGTTATATTAAAATTGTAGTCTCAGATTTGAAGTCTACAAGTTTAAAAGCCCATAAATATATACattgataaatttaaatattatttgtaaaaCACATATGatgatattaaattgaaaacttaTAGCcccttgaataaaaattttcttacgCCAAACTTTGAAAGATGACAATTATATAATAAGGCGAAAGATTCCCTAGGAATTTGCTGACGTAATGAGATTCGGTTGTACAGCCATTCGGTTGTACAGCCAGCCACTATGGCTGGGGAATTTCCGCTTATTGCgtagtaattggaaaaattttaaaagtaggCGGTGCCACGAGAACTTGTAATGAAATTCATTTGTAATTAGCGTCAGTTATTAAATAACTTTAGAGCTGTACACACGTAAAAACTTGTAAGAATTTATCCTTTTAGAAAGCATAGGAAGAGTACTTTATAGAAAAGGATCAGAATATGGGAAATATTACATTTGAAGAATTTATGCTGGAAATGCGAAATGAAATATTCAAGCAAAGAGCCTTCAGAATTTATAATGGTGACAACACATTTAGAAGCCACAACGAAGAAGGACGAGAAAAACAGATGTTTAGATTGAGAATGAAAAGTGAACTTTTTGCAGAAACAGTGTATTCTTTGGTAAATGGCACAGGTTTTACACCAAAGAATACTGCTCAGGTTGCTACTACCCAAGAAACGCCGAATCAGCAAGAACAAAGCAAATCAGAGGCAGATTTATCAGCAGGAGAATTATTGACTGATGGCCAAATTGCCAAACCGAAAGAACTGAGCATATACGAAAGCCTTAGACAAAGGCTTGAAAGACTTCGAGACAAGAATGGACAAATTGCCAAGCAAATTGCAAAGACAATTAGTATCTATGAAAGACTTGGACCTCATGTAAGAATTCAAGAAAAGCATAGccaaattacagaaaaaattagtatttatgAAAGACTTGGACCTCATGTAAGTATTCAAGAAAAGCATGGCCAAATTACAGAACAAATTAGTATTTATGAAAGACTTGGACCTCATGTAAGTATTCAAGAAAAGCATGGccaaattacagaaaaaattggTATTTATGAAAGACTTGGACCTCCTGTTAGTATTAGAGAAAAGCCTGGCAATAAGTTTTCCAAGAAGTCATCAAAATTGGCTGATGATGAAAAATTCAATCGCAGCAATTTTAGAAGAAATATCCAGCCAAATAGAGCAACACATGCTGGGAGGACTGGTGGCTCAGGTACTCAACCTCAGATAAAGTTCAATAGAAACAAACAAGTTCGGGGACCAGAAAAAACGCCAAGAGCAAAGTTGATAAATAAACGCTGTAAGTATGGAAGAGAATGTTATAACGACAAATGTGCATTTATTCATTAGAACATGTTATAATTTTTCGATCTGACAGCtactaaattatttgttttaatattttttctattggtttgaaaaatttgagtttttatgGATAGCAAAATTGATTATTGCTTAAGCTAGTTTTTAGATTCTTGGTAGTGTTTGTTTATATTATGTTTGTCATTCTTGAAGATGTTCTCTTTGTCGTAAATTTTGGATATATAGAGAAAAAGAACATCTTCCCCAATTCGTTTTTAACacagaaaaaagataattttagcaaaaccagGCGACAATGAGTGAAGATAGCCTCTTCATGACACCCCTGTCGGTCGAGCAGATAATACTCGCTTCAAAGTAAGTGAGGGGGACCTGGGAGCTAGCTAAAACTacctaaatatataaataggtcttgaaaaaaaaattctttcactaTTAGCTAACTCAAACATGGGCACCCACATTTAGGGTCAGGGAAGAGGCCAGTTCTCCCTCCTATCTCTTTTTAAGAATGTTGTCATTATTTCACAATGAGGTAGCCCTCTAAATTTTTTGAAGTGATATCTGGGTTTAAATATTCTTACAAAGTTGAAAGATGTTCCCATGTAAAACTCTCATATGGAGAATTTCTTCCATGTTAGATCCCCCCatcccatggaaaaatcctccagaTAATTCCAATcacgattagcatttgcaatcaccattaacaaagctcaaggtcaatcattagaaaaatgtggtatagatcttaatactgattgtttttcccatggacaattgtgcgttgcatgttcgagggtcggtaaacctgacaatctatttatatgcatcgacaattggacagcgaaaaatgttgtatattcgcaagttttacgcagttaatttgtattgtatctacctatctatctatctatataaaaacgagttgtgtgtatgcatgtttgtttgtttgtaaaaagagcgtttgcatatgacgtcattattagtacatacggggctttgtatatgcacagacaatgggaaagccaagaatgttgtatattcgcaatttttacgtagtttaactcctgcagacgaaatgaatgcttgcctgaaaaattctaatttatgggcacacgtaaaaatattaaaattaactacaaatatgcgtgtccgattgcaaaacgatgactctggtaaaacattttcagatcaattgctcgcaattggaaacggaaagctcccagtagtgggaaagccaaaaatgttgtatattcgcaatttttacgtagtttgaaacacatatataaatctatctatattcacaggtgggacacagggacacaactacaatggcgcgtaacgacttacgcgcgcggggggggcttgggggggcgcgaagcgccccaccaactaggtgttggggtggcgcgaagcgccaccccaacagctagtatatatatatatatatatatatatatatatatattcttgttCCTTGATGCACGCACTCTTTTAAAACTTACCGCTACGCTCTTAAAATATTCTTTCAATCACTGTGTGGATCTTATGCTAGAAACTATTAATGCTACCACTCTTTGTGGAGTGGTTCAGAGgcatttatgaaatttttcaagttttcattgCTTAGAAAGCTCAATATTTGTTCAGCACATTCATGTGGTAACTCAGCAAATCTGTTAAAGagagaattgaaacttctattggCTAGTTCAAGCAGCACTTTCCTTTCTATGCTGTTTCTGAAACggctttttattattgtgttatacattgaaaattttgttttccagtTTGATGATTTCAGTAAGCCtttcaaagaattttcattCATCGTGTATAGTTCTATTGAGCTTATTCCTTTGATAAAAATGTCATAGAACgttatattacaaaatattgtCTCACTCCTCATTTGTTGTAGTTCTCTTACAAATTGATCCTTGAGCTCATTCGCAGGATAACTTGTCTGAATCTTGTCTGAGAGCCTTATGTTTCTTTCACTTACATATAAATTGGCTACTCTCAGTTTTAATATATGGCTTGCAAAATAAACAGCAATATCATtaacagctacatcaaaagcTGTAAGGTCATTTCCATTTGTAATATCTATGTCAGATCCATGCTCCAGAAGAGTTACAACACACTTTTTCCACTCATtaacagctacatcaaaagcTGTAAGGTCATTTCCATTTGTAATATCTATGTCAGATCCATGCTCCAGAAGAGTTACAACACACTTTTTCCACTCCACACCATCTCCACTACCACTAACATAATGAAGCGCTGTCTTGCCATACTTGTCCTTAGAGTTAACATAGGCTCCATATTTGAGAAGACATTTAACAATCTGTGAGTATCCTCCTAAAGCTGCGAAATGAAGTGGAGTTTCGTCTAAGTCATTTCTTGCATTAACTTCAGCGCCAtactttaaaagacattcaacagtctgtgCGTTTCCCCCCAAAGCTGCCCAATGAAGTGGACTTACATTCAATGTACCATTGTCAATTTCTGCATTAAAATCAGCACCAGACTGTAAACGACATTCAACAGTCTCTGTGTGTCCATTCCAAACTGCAATATGAAGTGGAGTGTTACCATTCCAACTTTTTACATTAACATCAGCGCCAGACTGTATAAGATATTCAACAGTCTCTGTGTGTCCATTCCAAGCTGCAACATGAAGTGGAGTTTTACCTTGCCAACTTTTTATATTAAGATCAGCGCCAGACTGTAcaagacattcaacagtctctGTGTGTCCTTCCAAAGCTGCTAAATAAAGGGGAGTTTCACCATAActatttcttatattaacatcAATGCCagactttaaaatactttcaaCAGCCTGTGTGCATCCTATTGAAGCTGCTAAATTAAGTGAACTCTCAAATGGAATGTAcatgttattttattatgtttctgtAATTTAAATGGATATAAACCACTGTTCTCATATCATTGCTATATATAGGTA
It contains:
- the LOC136043447 gene encoding serine/threonine-protein phosphatase 6 regulatory ankyrin repeat subunit A-like; the encoded protein is MYIPFESSLNLAASIGCTQAVESILKSGIDVNIRNSYGETPLYLAALEGHTETVECLVQSGADLNIKSWQGKTPLHVAAWNGHTETVEYLIQSGADVNVKSWNGNTPLHIAVWNGHTETVECRLQSGADFNAEIDNGTLNVSPLHWAALGGNAQTVECLLKYGAEVNARNDLDETPLHFAALGGYSQIVKCLLKYGAYVNSKDKYGKTALHYVSGSGDGVEWKKCVVTLLEHGSDIDITNGNDLTAFDVAVNEWKKCVVTLLEHGSDIDITNGNDLTAFDVAVNDIAVYFASHILKLRVANLYVSERNIRLSDKIQTSYPANELKDQFVRELQQMRSETIFCNITFYDIFIKGISSIELYTMNENSLKGLLKSSNWKTKFSMYNTIIKSRFRNSIERKVLLELANRSFNSLFNRFAELPHECAEQILSFLSNENLKNFINASEPLHKEW